From a region of the Rhodococcus sp. 4CII genome:
- a CDS encoding molybdopterin-binding protein gives MRLSTRNQLAGTIIDVTPGSVMATVKVKLDGGEQIVTASITKEAVEELGLKAGVAATVLVKSTEVMLGVE, from the coding sequence ATGCGCTTGTCCACCCGGAACCAGCTCGCCGGCACGATCATCGACGTCACCCCCGGCAGTGTGATGGCGACGGTGAAAGTGAAACTCGACGGAGGCGAGCAGATCGTCACCGCATCCATCACGAAGGAGGCCGTGGAGGAACTCGGCCTGAAGGCCGGTGTCGCGGCCACCGTGCTCGTGAAGTCCACCGAGGTGATGCTCGGCGTCGAGTAG
- the lexA gene encoding transcriptional repressor LexA, which produces MFGGLDAATLPPRQQRILATIRDWVAAHGCTPSTRQIGDAVGLRSTSSVSQHLKSLEEKGFLRRGTAMARQLDVRPFLSEAKRGSSSDNIVAVPVVGDIAAGAPILAEEHADEMLTLPRELVGSGTVFGLRVRGESMIEAAICDGDVVVVRRQDEAHSGEIVAAMIDGEATVKVLRRRDGHVYLEPRNSAYTVIDGDDAVVLGKVVSVMRRI; this is translated from the coding sequence ATGTTCGGTGGCCTCGACGCCGCCACCCTGCCACCCCGCCAGCAGCGGATCCTTGCCACGATCAGGGATTGGGTCGCTGCACACGGATGTACACCGAGCACCCGGCAGATCGGGGACGCGGTGGGCCTGCGGTCGACGTCGTCGGTGTCCCAGCATCTGAAGAGCCTCGAAGAAAAGGGCTTTCTCCGACGGGGCACGGCCATGGCTCGGCAATTGGATGTGCGACCGTTCCTCTCCGAGGCGAAGCGAGGGTCCTCCTCCGACAACATTGTCGCGGTGCCGGTGGTCGGCGACATCGCAGCCGGCGCACCGATCCTCGCGGAGGAGCATGCCGACGAGATGCTGACGCTCCCTCGCGAATTGGTCGGCTCCGGCACCGTGTTCGGGCTGCGGGTACGCGGGGAGTCGATGATCGAGGCCGCGATCTGCGACGGCGATGTCGTCGTGGTGCGCCGCCAGGACGAAGCTCATTCCGGCGAGATCGTCGCCGCGATGATCGACGGCGAGGCCACGGTGAAGGTGCTCCGGCGCCGTGACGGTCACGTGTACCTCGAGCCCCGCAATTCGGCCTACACCGTCATCGACGGCGACGACGCCGTCGTCCTGGGCAAGGTGGTATCGGTGATGCGCCGGATCTGA
- a CDS encoding serine/threonine-protein kinase, with amino-acid sequence MSDLDPDATRAAAVRPEGRGIVAELDDAGFAGAVEVGRGGFGVVYRALQRSLGRIVAIKVLTSDLDPANRERFLREGYAMGGLSGHPNIVNILQVGVTDTGRPYIVMHYHPRDSLAVQIRREGPLPWPEAIGIGVKLAGALETAHRTGTLHRDIKPANVLLTDYGEPQLTDFGIAHIVGGYETATGGFTGSLAFTAPEVLNGESPTTRSDVYGLGATIYSLIAGRAAFERKSGEELIAQFVRISSQPVPNLRAQGIPDVVCAAIERAMATTPSARPASAEEFGHELQAAQRHVGLRSDTMALAPKEAAHTTDPHRSAAGDGTDRRFRYEDAIVGPQQLAAPTHQIQPEPHPSGPWFWPPTDPPPAPVRTRRRGILTVLALVVVLALAVGGYLVVREASGPGAAAPTAGDSSASPATDPTASWRPVADARVARQQTATTVADGTIWVFGGLDDDGVSARQEGYDPAIDTWKAGPDLPVPLNHAMAVTYNDEPVLIGGWKADGQNLIAVASDRVMAMRNGRWVDLPPMNVPRAAGAAAVVGDRIVVAGGQANGALVPTTEVFDGTKWTTVSDIPTPREHLAGVSDGKYFYAVGGRDLAADQNSGAVERFDPVSGVWVSLPALPTPRGGLGAAFIDGRIVAVGGEEPTRVLSTVEAFDVVSGTWSSLPPLRTPRHGMAVGAVGDTVYAVGGATEPTHAESTSVSEALQIAPRKTQWAPAWRSVKDAPIARQQAATTVADGTIWVLGGLDNVGSTPKVEGNDPAIDTWKAGPDLPVPLNHATAVAYEGDLVVLGGWVPDGPNLTGTTSDRVLALRNGRWVDLPPMNVPRAAGAAAVVGDRIVVAGGQANGALVPTTEVFDGTKWTTVSDIPTPREHLAGVSDGKYFYAVGGRDLAADQNSGAVERFDPVSGVWVSLPALPTPRGGLGAAFIDGRIVAVGGEEPTRVLSTVEAFDVVSGTWSSLPPLPVGVHGMAVATVGHTLYAIGGALRPSHAQSTAIGQALDFW; translated from the coding sequence ATGTCCGATCTCGACCCGGACGCGACCCGGGCGGCGGCGGTCCGCCCGGAGGGCCGTGGGATCGTGGCCGAGTTGGACGACGCCGGGTTCGCGGGCGCCGTGGAGGTGGGGCGAGGAGGCTTCGGTGTCGTGTACCGCGCTCTGCAGCGGTCACTCGGCCGGATCGTCGCGATCAAGGTCCTGACGTCGGACCTGGATCCCGCGAATCGTGAGCGTTTCCTGCGGGAGGGCTACGCGATGGGTGGGCTCTCCGGTCACCCGAACATCGTCAACATCTTGCAGGTCGGCGTGACCGACACCGGTCGCCCGTACATCGTCATGCACTACCATCCGCGCGATTCGCTGGCCGTGCAGATCCGCCGAGAAGGTCCGCTGCCGTGGCCCGAAGCGATCGGTATCGGGGTGAAATTGGCGGGAGCACTGGAGACGGCGCACCGGACCGGCACCCTGCATCGCGACATCAAACCCGCGAACGTCCTCCTCACCGACTACGGCGAGCCGCAGCTGACCGATTTCGGCATTGCACACATCGTCGGCGGCTACGAGACTGCCACCGGCGGGTTCACGGGGTCACTGGCATTCACCGCGCCTGAAGTGCTCAACGGCGAATCGCCGACCACGCGATCCGACGTCTACGGATTGGGCGCGACGATCTATTCACTCATCGCGGGCCGGGCGGCATTCGAACGGAAATCCGGAGAGGAACTGATCGCGCAATTCGTGCGGATCAGCAGTCAGCCGGTACCGAACCTGCGCGCCCAGGGCATCCCCGACGTCGTGTGCGCCGCGATCGAGAGAGCGATGGCGACGACACCCTCGGCCCGCCCGGCCTCCGCCGAGGAGTTCGGTCACGAACTCCAAGCGGCGCAGCGACACGTCGGTTTGCGCTCGGACACGATGGCTCTGGCGCCCAAGGAAGCCGCGCACACGACCGATCCGCACCGGTCGGCAGCGGGTGACGGTACCGACCGACGGTTCCGGTACGAAGACGCGATCGTCGGCCCGCAGCAGCTTGCGGCACCGACCCATCAGATTCAGCCGGAGCCTCACCCGTCGGGCCCGTGGTTCTGGCCGCCGACAGACCCGCCACCCGCGCCGGTACGCACACGTCGACGCGGGATCCTGACCGTGCTCGCCCTCGTCGTCGTGCTCGCGCTCGCCGTCGGTGGCTATCTGGTGGTCAGAGAAGCATCCGGTCCGGGCGCCGCAGCACCGACCGCCGGGGATTCCAGCGCATCTCCCGCAACCGACCCGACGGCGTCGTGGCGACCTGTCGCCGATGCCCGCGTTGCCCGCCAGCAGACGGCGACGACCGTCGCGGACGGCACGATCTGGGTCTTCGGAGGGTTGGACGACGACGGCGTCTCCGCGCGACAAGAGGGCTACGACCCGGCCATCGACACGTGGAAGGCCGGCCCCGACCTCCCGGTCCCGCTCAATCATGCGATGGCCGTGACCTACAACGACGAACCCGTTCTGATCGGCGGGTGGAAAGCCGACGGCCAGAACCTGATCGCTGTCGCTTCCGACCGGGTGATGGCCATGCGTAATGGCCGGTGGGTGGATCTGCCCCCGATGAACGTGCCGCGGGCGGCCGGGGCGGCGGCGGTGGTGGGCGACCGGATCGTGGTGGCCGGGGGACAGGCAAACGGTGCGTTGGTGCCGACGACGGAGGTGTTCGACGGGACGAAGTGGACGACCGTGTCGGACATCCCGACTCCGCGGGAGCATCTGGCGGGGGTGTCGGACGGGAAGTATTTCTATGCCGTGGGTGGGCGCGATCTCGCGGCGGATCAGAATTCCGGTGCGGTCGAGCGGTTCGATCCGGTGTCCGGGGTGTGGGTGTCGTTGCCGGCGTTGCCGACCCCTCGTGGCGGGTTGGGTGCGGCGTTCATCGACGGCCGGATCGTGGCGGTCGGTGGTGAGGAGCCGACGCGGGTGCTGTCGACCGTCGAGGCGTTCGACGTGGTGTCGGGGACGTGGTCGTCGCTGCCGCCGCTGCGCACGCCCCGGCACGGAATGGCGGTCGGCGCGGTCGGCGACACGGTGTACGCGGTCGGTGGCGCCACCGAGCCGACCCACGCCGAATCGACGTCCGTGTCCGAGGCGCTGCAGATCGCGCCGCGCAAGACGCAATGGGCCCCGGCGTGGCGTTCCGTGAAGGATGCGCCGATCGCCCGCCAGCAGGCGGCGACGACCGTCGCCGACGGCACGATCTGGGTGCTCGGCGGTCTCGACAACGTGGGATCGACTCCGAAGGTCGAGGGCAACGACCCGGCCATCGACACGTGGAAGGCCGGCCCCGACCTCCCGGTCCCGCTCAATCATGCGACGGCGGTCGCCTACGAGGGTGACCTGGTGGTACTCGGCGGATGGGTGCCGGACGGCCCGAACCTCACCGGGACCACGTCGGACCGTGTGCTTGCGCTGCGTAATGGCCGGTGGGTGGATCTGCCCCCGATGAACGTGCCGCGGGCGGCCGGGGCGGCGGCGGTGGTGGGCGACCGGATCGTGGTGGCCGGGGGACAGGCGAACGGTGCGTTGGTGCCGACGACGGAGGTGTTCGACGGGACGAAGTGGACGACCGTGTCGGACATCCCGACTCCGCGGGAGCATCTGGCGGGGGTGTCGGACGGGAAGTATTTCTATGCCGTGGGTGGGCGCGATCTCGCGGCGGATCAGAATTCCGGTGCGGTCGAGCGGTTCGATCCGGTGTCCGGGGTGTGGGTGTCGTTGCCGGCGTTGCCGACCCCACGTGGCGGGTTGGGTGCGGCGTTCATCGACGGCCGGATCGTGGCGGTCGGTGGTGAGGAGCCGACGCGGGTGTTGTCGACCGTCGAGGCGTTCGACGTGGTGTCGGGGACGTGGTCGTCGCTGCCGCCGCTGCCCGTCGGGGTTCACGGGATGGCCGTCGCGACGGTAGGCCACACCCTCTACGCCATCGGCGGTGCGCTGCGGCCTTCGCACGCACAATCCACCGCGATCGGACAGGCTCTGGATTTCTGGTAG
- a CDS encoding serine/threonine-protein kinase, translating to MQVGALFGRYRLDRQLSVDATGEVWAAFDTVTQRPVAVRALPPDATEDDEYRERFEREAAVAARIRHPNVIPVQDYGQIADRLFVATPLNPGGNLHAMLRSSGAMDVPAAVGVVEQLASALDAVHDAGLRDQYVTSANVSVQDDGSVYLTEVGLPTNLGAASGVYGLTTVLYECLTGTYFPSSSRHELQRRPSSVNPAVPVGMDVVIARGTEAEPARRYQSAGELAAAARAAAPSPQQPPPKSAAVFVPATSPGDRNRRVLIAGLAVAVIIAAAIVGGVMIGSGSPSPDVSGSVRSSIAATAPAVTSPTVVAASPSAEPQSQSQAEAETEAEAEAQPADPPVRQEAAQPTPAPPPAPQLPPAPQLPPAPRLPPAASAPDVLPCYPGYEHTPAPDGPCLPPGSPPAQAPAPAPAPAPAPAPAPQVLPCYPGYEHTPPPDGPCWAP from the coding sequence ATGCAAGTGGGAGCCCTGTTCGGCAGGTACCGGTTGGACCGACAGCTGTCGGTGGATGCGACCGGCGAGGTGTGGGCGGCATTCGACACCGTCACCCAACGGCCTGTCGCGGTGCGGGCCCTGCCACCGGATGCAACCGAGGATGACGAGTACCGCGAGCGATTCGAACGAGAAGCCGCCGTCGCGGCGCGCATCCGGCACCCGAATGTGATTCCGGTTCAGGACTACGGTCAGATCGCCGACCGATTGTTCGTCGCGACGCCGCTCAACCCGGGAGGGAATCTGCACGCGATGCTCCGGTCCTCCGGCGCGATGGACGTGCCCGCCGCGGTCGGCGTCGTCGAGCAGTTGGCGTCGGCGCTGGACGCCGTGCACGATGCCGGACTCCGCGACCAGTACGTCACATCGGCCAACGTGTCGGTGCAGGACGACGGGTCCGTCTACCTCACCGAGGTCGGGCTGCCCACGAATCTCGGTGCCGCGTCCGGTGTCTACGGCCTGACCACCGTGTTGTACGAATGCCTCACCGGCACGTACTTTCCGTCGTCGAGCCGACACGAATTGCAACGCCGTCCGTCGTCGGTGAATCCGGCGGTGCCTGTCGGGATGGATGTGGTGATCGCACGCGGAACCGAGGCCGAACCCGCGCGGCGCTACCAGTCCGCGGGTGAACTGGCGGCCGCTGCTCGCGCCGCGGCACCGTCACCACAGCAACCACCACCGAAGTCTGCGGCCGTCTTCGTTCCCGCGACCTCGCCCGGGGACCGGAACCGCCGCGTCCTGATCGCTGGTCTCGCGGTGGCGGTGATCATCGCTGCCGCGATCGTCGGGGGCGTGATGATCGGGTCCGGGTCACCCTCGCCCGACGTGTCCGGCTCTGTCCGGTCGTCGATCGCGGCCACCGCTCCGGCCGTCACGAGCCCGACCGTGGTGGCGGCGTCGCCGTCGGCGGAACCGCAATCGCAATCGCAAGCGGAAGCGGAAACGGAAGCGGAAGCGGAAGCGCAGCCCGCGGACCCTCCCGTCCGTCAAGAAGCGGCTCAGCCGACACCGGCCCCGCCGCCCGCGCCGCAACTACCACCCGCGCCGCAACTACCACCCGCGCCGCGACTGCCGCCGGCCGCGTCGGCCCCGGACGTGTTGCCCTGTTACCCCGGCTACGAGCACACTCCGGCGCCGGACGGGCCGTGTCTCCCGCCCGGGTCGCCGCCGGCGCAGGCCCCCGCACCGGCACCGGCACCGGCGCCCGCCCCCGCGCCCGCTCCGCAGGTGTTGCCCTGTTACCCCGGCTACGAGCACACCCCGCCACCGGACGGGCCGTGCTGGGCTCCGTGA
- a CDS encoding poly-gamma-glutamate hydrolase family protein, with translation MEHVDDEHDDLGAQPSAVAVRLEVRHSRSNGAYAAEHLRIHPRMLARLGARPRQQARVSHLGKTALFTLIPDTDPTAIDTIRVAECGRRRLGVEPGHAVSLDLRCTDPGMTERRARIDGDFVERLVDDGHHRRLAVLAPHGGAIEVRTDRQAEQVVDSLGSANSTLWTCKGWSPDGNAYSAWHISSGDLSVHSFPLLRSLAARRFRWAVSFHGYSGTEVLVGGLAPEVLRSDVRNAIARVLDGSGVGVRVADPEERCSGRSPANLVNRLTVDAAGGVQIEQCLAARMHYGSAIADAVGGVYKSWISPDPGR, from the coding sequence ATGGAACACGTCGACGACGAGCACGACGATCTCGGGGCGCAGCCTTCGGCCGTGGCGGTGCGCCTCGAAGTCCGCCACAGTCGCTCCAACGGCGCATACGCGGCCGAGCATCTCCGGATCCATCCCCGGATGCTGGCCCGACTGGGCGCGCGGCCTCGTCAGCAGGCGCGTGTGAGCCACCTGGGGAAGACCGCACTGTTCACGCTGATCCCGGACACCGATCCGACGGCGATCGACACCATCCGGGTTGCGGAGTGCGGACGACGCAGGCTCGGGGTGGAGCCGGGACACGCGGTGAGCCTCGACCTTCGATGCACAGACCCCGGCATGACCGAACGCCGAGCCCGGATCGACGGGGACTTCGTCGAGCGACTCGTCGACGACGGCCACCATCGACGGCTCGCGGTCCTCGCCCCGCACGGCGGGGCCATCGAGGTCCGCACCGATCGGCAGGCCGAACAGGTTGTCGACTCGCTCGGCTCGGCGAATTCGACGCTCTGGACGTGCAAAGGGTGGTCTCCCGACGGCAACGCCTACTCGGCGTGGCACATCTCGTCGGGTGATCTCAGTGTGCACAGCTTTCCGCTGCTCCGGTCGCTGGCCGCGAGACGGTTCCGGTGGGCGGTGTCGTTCCACGGGTACAGCGGAACCGAGGTCCTCGTCGGTGGTCTCGCCCCCGAGGTGCTCCGGTCGGACGTGCGGAACGCGATCGCGCGGGTACTCGACGGGAGCGGAGTCGGTGTGCGCGTGGCCGATCCCGAGGAACGATGCAGTGGGCGATCGCCCGCGAACCTGGTCAACCGCCTGACGGTCGATGCTGCCGGCGGAGTGCAGATCGAGCAGTGCCTCGCGGCGCGGATGCACTACGGGTCGGCGATCGCCGACGCCGTCGGCGGCGTCTACAAGTCCTGGATCTCCCCCGACCCGGGGCGTTGA
- a CDS encoding GTP cyclohydrolase II, giving the protein MSADAVSARSESATGHIRLTSHSGGVDSLPIHWGAPTASERGPVVGTTTNRAHRNVVGTHSGSYSIYRALAVASGALSRQHKADLTDTAPTDTIGPYPQWSEPGKIVSLDPWGAMVAEVFAAELAAGHDIRPSIAVTKAHVMLPEIIEAVQCGRLVPDGRFLLPSGAALVTKAAIEPVWHLPGVADRFRCSETDLRRVLFEETGGMYPELVTRSDLEVFLPPIGGQTVYIFGDARDLADPAVELTARVHDECNGSDVFGSDICTCRPYLTHAIEECIQGAQRGGVGLVAYSRKEGRALGEVTKFLVYNARKRQAGGDTADQYFARTECVAGVQDMRFQELMPDVLHWLGVKKIHRLVSMSNMKYDAITGSGIEVDVRVDLPDDLIPPDARVEIDAKMAAGYFTPGAVPDAVELAKAKGRGLDG; this is encoded by the coding sequence ATGTCCGCTGACGCAGTGTCCGCCAGATCCGAGAGCGCCACCGGCCACATCCGATTGACGTCGCACAGCGGTGGCGTCGACTCCCTCCCGATCCACTGGGGAGCGCCCACCGCGTCCGAGCGCGGTCCGGTGGTCGGCACCACGACGAATCGGGCCCACCGCAACGTCGTCGGCACCCACAGCGGGTCGTACAGCATCTACCGGGCGCTCGCGGTCGCGTCGGGTGCATTGTCGCGCCAGCACAAGGCCGACCTCACGGATACGGCGCCGACCGACACCATCGGTCCCTACCCGCAGTGGAGCGAACCGGGCAAGATCGTGAGCCTGGATCCGTGGGGTGCCATGGTGGCCGAGGTCTTCGCCGCGGAATTGGCGGCCGGCCACGACATCCGCCCCAGCATCGCGGTGACGAAAGCGCACGTGATGCTGCCGGAGATCATCGAGGCCGTGCAGTGCGGCCGCCTGGTCCCGGACGGACGATTCCTGCTGCCCAGCGGCGCGGCGCTGGTCACGAAGGCGGCGATCGAGCCCGTCTGGCACCTACCCGGCGTGGCGGACCGCTTTCGGTGCAGCGAGACGGACCTGCGTCGCGTGCTGTTCGAAGAGACGGGAGGCATGTATCCCGAGCTCGTGACGCGCTCCGACCTGGAAGTGTTTCTGCCGCCGATCGGCGGGCAGACGGTGTACATCTTCGGGGACGCGCGTGACCTGGCCGATCCGGCGGTGGAACTGACCGCGCGCGTGCACGACGAGTGCAACGGTTCGGACGTGTTCGGCTCGGACATCTGTACCTGCCGCCCCTACCTCACGCATGCGATCGAGGAGTGCATCCAGGGAGCGCAGCGCGGCGGAGTGGGCCTGGTGGCGTACTCCCGTAAGGAGGGCCGGGCGCTCGGAGAGGTGACCAAGTTCCTCGTCTACAACGCGCGCAAGCGGCAGGCAGGCGGCGACACCGCGGATCAGTACTTCGCTCGCACCGAATGCGTGGCCGGCGTGCAGGACATGCGTTTCCAGGAACTGATGCCCGACGTGCTGCATTGGTTGGGGGTGAAGAAGATCCATCGGCTGGTGTCGATGAGCAACATGAAGTACGACGCCATTACCGGGTCGGGCATCGAGGTCGACGTGCGCGTGGACCTGCCCGACGATCTGATCCCGCCCGACGCGCGGGTGGAGATCGATGCCAAGATGGCGGCCGGCTACTTCACGCCGGGGGCGGTGCCCGACGCCGTAGAACTGGCGAAGGCCAAGGGCCGGGGGCTGGACGGATGA
- a CDS encoding URC4/urg3 family protein — MSVLGVGPVVDTGRAEGAAAALRSTTAVRERARQLLGRARQGESRWFTVHDDALPTAAEEVVDVTRVRYPDLKIPFHSRWRHFEAGGVDRKAELDERLKAQDTAARARAMIDLAVVSVLLDAGAGPDWQYHEEASGQGFARSEGLGVASWHAFAGGIFSSDATHPLRVDADGLRALRADRLADAFQVGPANPLVGLEGRVLVLRRLGEALAAQPEVFGPQGRPGGLFDALVERGPGRSTGTVAAHDILSQLLTSMSGIWPAGNAVGTLLLGDCWRHEAVSGPGLTDGWMPFHKLSQWLSYSLLEPFQWAGVQVVGLDALTGLPEYRNGGLLLDTGVLRLRDPAWAARSWTVSDEVVVEWRALTVSLLDELAPLVRDQLGVDDTRMPLACVLEGGTWAAGRALAQRLRGGLPPLSIFSDGTVF; from the coding sequence ATGAGCGTGCTCGGTGTCGGTCCCGTTGTGGATACCGGGCGGGCCGAGGGTGCGGCCGCGGCACTGCGCTCGACCACTGCGGTGCGGGAGCGCGCGCGGCAGTTGCTGGGGCGCGCGCGGCAGGGGGAGTCGCGGTGGTTCACCGTTCACGACGACGCGCTGCCCACGGCCGCCGAAGAGGTCGTGGACGTGACCCGGGTGCGCTACCCGGACCTGAAAATTCCCTTCCACAGCCGCTGGCGCCATTTCGAGGCAGGCGGCGTGGACCGCAAGGCCGAGCTGGATGAACGGCTGAAGGCGCAGGACACCGCGGCCCGCGCCCGCGCCATGATCGACCTGGCCGTGGTCAGCGTGTTGCTCGATGCGGGCGCCGGACCCGACTGGCAGTACCACGAGGAGGCGAGCGGGCAGGGCTTCGCTCGATCCGAGGGTCTGGGCGTGGCGAGCTGGCACGCATTCGCGGGCGGAATCTTCTCGAGCGACGCGACGCACCCGTTGCGGGTCGATGCGGACGGCCTGCGCGCGCTGCGTGCGGACCGGCTGGCCGACGCATTCCAGGTCGGACCGGCCAATCCGCTGGTCGGTCTCGAAGGTCGCGTGCTGGTGCTGCGCAGGCTGGGGGAGGCGCTCGCCGCGCAGCCCGAGGTGTTCGGCCCGCAAGGACGGCCGGGTGGCCTGTTCGACGCGCTGGTCGAGCGCGGTCCGGGCCGGTCCACGGGGACGGTCGCAGCGCACGACATCCTGTCGCAGCTCCTGACGTCGATGTCGGGCATCTGGCCGGCGGGCAATGCCGTCGGCACCCTGCTGCTGGGTGACTGCTGGCGCCACGAGGCGGTGTCAGGCCCGGGACTGACCGACGGCTGGATGCCGTTCCACAAGCTGTCGCAGTGGCTGAGCTACTCGTTGCTGGAGCCCTTTCAGTGGGCCGGCGTGCAGGTGGTGGGGCTGGACGCGCTGACCGGCCTGCCCGAGTACCGCAACGGCGGCCTCCTGCTGGACACCGGCGTGCTGCGCCTGCGCGACCCTGCCTGGGCCGCGCGAAGCTGGACGGTGAGCGACGAAGTGGTGGTCGAGTGGCGTGCCCTGACGGTGTCGCTCCTGGACGAGTTGGCGCCGCTGGTGCGCGACCAGCTGGGCGTGGACGACACCCGGATGCCGCTGGCGTGCGTCCTCGAGGGCGGCACCTGGGCTGCCGGACGGGCGCTGGCGCAGCGCCTGCGCGGTGGGCTGCCACCGCTGTCCATCTTCAGTGACGGCACAGTCTTCTAG
- the upp gene encoding uracil phosphoribosyltransferase — MGSVHLIDHPLVQHKLTMMRRKDASTNSFRLLANEISALMTYEVLRDIPMQEIEIETPMETTTGKVIDGKKLVFVSILRAGTGILDGMLTVVPGARVGHIGLYRDPKTLGAVEYYFKMPGDLQERDVVVVDPMLATGNSAVAAVERLKEYGPKSIKFVCLLTCPEGVAALHKAHPDVPIYTAAVDRELDEHGYILPGMGDAGDRIFGTK, encoded by the coding sequence ATGGGTTCGGTACACCTGATCGACCACCCCCTGGTTCAGCACAAGCTCACAATGATGCGTCGTAAGGACGCTTCTACCAACAGTTTTCGCCTCCTGGCGAACGAGATCTCCGCGCTGATGACCTATGAGGTGCTGCGCGACATCCCGATGCAGGAAATTGAGATCGAGACGCCGATGGAGACCACCACCGGCAAGGTCATCGACGGTAAGAAGCTCGTGTTCGTCTCCATCCTGCGGGCAGGTACCGGCATCCTCGACGGCATGCTCACGGTGGTGCCCGGCGCGCGGGTCGGCCACATCGGCCTGTACCGCGACCCCAAGACCTTGGGAGCAGTGGAGTACTACTTCAAGATGCCCGGTGACCTGCAGGAGCGCGATGTCGTAGTGGTCGACCCGATGCTGGCCACCGGCAATTCCGCCGTGGCGGCGGTGGAGCGGTTGAAGGAATACGGCCCCAAATCCATCAAATTCGTCTGCCTGCTGACCTGCCCCGAAGGCGTTGCCGCCCTGCACAAGGCCCATCCCGACGTACCCATCTACACCGCCGCCGTCGACCGCGAACTCGACGAGCACGGTTACATCCTGCCCGGTATGGGCGACGCGGGCGACCGGATCTTCGGCACCAAGTAG
- a CDS encoding HNH endonuclease has protein sequence MTSVEHDLSDEQWAALVAAWDGCAYCGATDRPLQRDCVLALSRGGRYTLDNIAPACGSCNASKCNDEVTGWLRRKRLDERAFLLRHIEIGAALALRFRAVPDAEQENELGTPEATAS, from the coding sequence ATGACGAGTGTCGAGCACGACCTCAGCGACGAGCAGTGGGCAGCGCTGGTGGCGGCGTGGGATGGGTGCGCGTATTGCGGCGCGACCGACAGGCCCTTGCAACGCGACTGCGTGCTGGCACTCTCCCGCGGCGGACGGTACACGCTCGACAACATCGCACCGGCGTGTGGTTCCTGCAATGCCAGCAAGTGCAACGACGAGGTCACGGGCTGGTTGCGGCGTAAGCGGCTCGACGAGCGCGCATTCCTGTTGCGCCACATCGAGATCGGCGCGGCGCTGGCGCTGCGTTTCCGCGCAGTACCGGACGCCGAGCAGGAGAACGAACTCGGAACGCCCGAGGCCACGGCCTCGTAA
- a CDS encoding sigma-70 family RNA polymerase sigma factor yields MSDISARTSDAAAETRDPDLARARDGDDAAFTRLVGPLRRELHAHCYRMLGSSHDADDALQDALLRAWRGFAGFEGRSTLRSWLYTVATRTCLDAVASRGKRALPVDLGPSSDRAVIGDLPVTDVAWLGPYADTGLPAGPAGPDARYEQREAVELAFVAALQHLPGNQRAALLLFEVLGFSVAEIAAVMDTTRASVNSALQRARVIVAEKVPPVTQAQTLRDIDDARVRALVVGYATALERGDADALVALLTEDVTWSMPPMAHWYRGLGAVADFAVRVPLTGCGAWRHVPITANGQPAVAFYLWDEGARTHLRWSITVLTLRGDSIADLTSFLGAEHFVPFGLPESLP; encoded by the coding sequence GTGAGCGACATTTCCGCACGGACCTCGGACGCGGCGGCCGAAACGCGGGATCCCGACCTCGCCCGGGCCCGCGACGGGGACGACGCCGCGTTCACCCGTCTCGTGGGACCGCTGCGCCGGGAGCTGCACGCCCATTGCTACCGGATGCTCGGGTCCAGTCACGACGCCGACGATGCGCTGCAGGATGCGCTGCTGCGTGCGTGGCGGGGGTTCGCGGGGTTCGAGGGTCGCAGCACGCTACGTTCCTGGCTGTACACCGTCGCCACCCGCACGTGCCTCGACGCCGTCGCCAGTCGCGGCAAGCGGGCACTGCCGGTCGACCTGGGACCGTCGAGTGATCGCGCGGTCATCGGTGACCTCCCGGTGACGGACGTCGCCTGGCTGGGCCCGTATGCCGATACGGGACTGCCTGCCGGCCCGGCGGGGCCGGACGCGCGGTACGAGCAGCGCGAAGCCGTCGAACTGGCATTCGTTGCGGCCCTGCAGCATCTGCCGGGAAACCAGCGGGCCGCGCTGCTGCTGTTCGAGGTTCTCGGTTTCTCCGTCGCCGAGATCGCGGCTGTCATGGACACGACGAGGGCTTCGGTGAACAGTGCCCTGCAGCGGGCCCGCGTCATCGTCGCCGAAAAGGTGCCACCGGTGACGCAGGCGCAGACCCTGCGGGACATCGACGACGCACGCGTGCGTGCCCTCGTCGTGGGGTACGCCACTGCACTGGAACGCGGTGACGCCGACGCCCTGGTCGCGCTGCTCACCGAGGACGTCACCTGGTCGATGCCCCCGATGGCGCACTGGTACCGCGGTCTCGGGGCCGTCGCCGACTTCGCGGTCCGGGTTCCGCTCACCGGCTGTGGCGCGTGGCGTCACGTCCCGATCACAGCGAACGGGCAACCCGCCGTCGCCTTCTATCTGTGGGACGAGGGTGCGCGCACCCATCTGCGCTGGTCGATCACGGTGCTGACCCTGCGCGGCGACAGCATCGCGGATCTCACGTCGTTCCTGGGGGCGGAGCATTTCGTGCCGTTCGGGCTGCCCGAATCACTACCGTAA